The genomic segment GTAATGCAAACAGCTTCCCTGGCTGTCTGTCACACACAAGTCCTCCTACAGTTACACAATAGAACCTATAACTGGAAgcccaagaaagaaggaaattgtTTGCATGATTGCCGTTACACACACTGTTATGCTTCAAATGGATTTTGGCCCAACAGTTTGCCTGTACACAGGTGTTGGTttcaaaaatctacattttttttaaaaaaaatagagataaaATGTTGCCCAAAAGTCTAAAACTATCTTTACACAACTGTGTGTGCGTTTTTAAAGTCACATGTATAAATCAAAATAGTTTTCATAGTTAAAGATACAATTTGTATCAACAGTAAAAGGTACTTTCTGGTTCTACAGGGTTATCACGCTGTAGCTGCACACACAGTTATCAGCAACAATACTGTAAAATAGGAAATCGTCACAGTGTTCTGCTTTGCAGGGAATCCTGGTCTATAAGCAGCTGACTACAATGTCTATAAAGTCAAGATTTATTACTAGTCTATCTACATAAAATTACATTTTCAATGAACTGGCAGAACACACAATTTAAAACCAGAAATATCCCTTACTAATACTCAAAGAGACAATCCTGTTCATTTCTACGGTGGTGCTGTTTCTGGCAAGAATCAGGCCTGTGTAAGTCAACAGGCCAGACAGACAAATTTAAGAACACCTACACAGGCCAGGCTCCAAAGCTGTGTTCATGTACTTCAGCTGATGCGCCTCCTCACAGTTTTCACAAACCTCACAAATTTGCTCTGGAGAGTTTCCCATATTTCTGTAGCAGATTTTGAGGATCCATGGGAAGAAGAACTGCTAAAATCTCAGTTCTGATGATGAAACAGCTCTTGTCAGGATAGCACCATGACTGGACCCTGGCCGACATTTTGCAGAAAGAATGGACTGTTCTTGACTATAATACTATAACTACAGTGCAGTTAATAAATGTTGCATATCCTCCAACACAAAACATTAAACCTTTCAGGCCAGCCTTGATAAATAGCATGAAAAATAGACAGTATCTTATATACAAAAGTTGCATTGAGAACAAAtagtttccttttaaaacaagtaattttatatatatataaaaaaacaacccacacacAACCAAAACCATTTTGTCCAGTATACCTGCACAAGAGACATTCTTAAAATAAATCTCAATGTCATTGCCATTTCTGAGGAATGGAAGTATACATCAGCTGGATAAGGCTGTTACCTAAACTGATATACTGGCAGCTTAATTTCAGATGGTTATGAGTTGTATAAGCTTATCTCCAAATCTTATACATAAGGCTTTTGCCTTCTatgtaataaattaataatagcaGTTTTCTCTTCCACTGATTGCTTTTGCTTGCACCATAATCAGTAGTAATCAAcaaataatttcaattaaaatcaaaaccaaacaaatcaaAAAGTGCCATACTTTAAGGTATTAATATATTGTTACTCATTTCTCTGTTAAAACTGGTAACTCACACAttgcttaaaaaataaaatcagtgctGCAGGAGACCTTTGTTTTctataaataaaatgattatagtaaaaaaaaaaatcacacaattaaattaaataacttaacttcaaagaaaacaaaagaattctTAATAAGCTTGGCTTAAAAATGTTTGGTGCACAAAATTCACTTCACTTTGCTgcttaaaaaacattttgcacTTGAAAAACAAAATACCCAATAAATTAACAAACatgtaataatatttaaaagtgcTGCATATAAAACCCTCAATGCACCAAAGAGTCTTATTCGGAATTCACAGATACATTATACTGGAAAGAACTTCTagttataattttctttttttaaaaaaattacacgaACCTTTATAGCAAGCCTGCTGCTTCTAATGCATGGGGTTGTAACATATAGATTCCATGGCACAGTATTTCACATAAATGGATTACTATATAACCTCCTTGCTGAGAAGGAGATCACAAATGCTATTGTAGcaaacctccctcagcattacAGCTGAAACGGAACTAACAGACACCACAAAGATGCATCATCACCACCACAGTCATCATCCTTTCATCAAAACCCTAGCTGAGATTTTTCCACTAAAATGGCTGCAGCGAGCTGCTGAGCATCTATCATGTGTGGATTCCTTTTCATAACAATTCTCACAAGATCAGGAGGGAAAATGTTGCACAGGTTTACATAGACTTTCTCCCGACTGTCCTGGTACCTTGGGGGTTCTTGAGGCATTCCACAGTAAGGTATCCGCCAAGGCTGATCTTGCTGCTCAGGCAAGCTTTGGAAGGCAAACTGTTCATAACAGGGCTGTGTAGGGTTATTGGGTAAGGAGTAAGTCTGACGATAGCCATATGCATCCATTCCATAGCCTGGCCTGTCCCAACTGCTGAGTCCATCTTGGCCAGAGTATGGTTTTCTTTGTCTGAGTGGAGAATTGTCATACAAACGTGAGTCTGATATACTGTCTACTCGTGTAGACACAAGGGTTCTCCCTGGATGTACACTCTTTGCATACTGTGAACTCTGAGAAGCAGGGTAGTCACCAGGACAACTAGAACGAGCGCCAATACTGGGATGCTGAAGGTGTacagccatgtatggaagtggaGGTTTGTGATGATGCTTTGGTTCTTCATGACTGTAACTTTGAACTCGGGTTAGTGTATCATGGTAGCCTTGCAAGAAGGGCTGGGAATTAAGGTGGCTGTGGGGATGCATATGCTGGCACTTTAAATTCTCTTCCAACTGGAGGTCAGGAGAATTTACATAGGATCGATCATTGTAGCCCATGTACGAATCACTACTGCCACAGCTCATGCTCCCTTCACTACTACAATCAGAGGCTACAGAACTAATTCTGTAATCTGTGTCCAAAGAGAATCGCCTGTCAGGACTTCGTGGACCAGACAGACTTAGGTTTGAATACGCATTCAGCATAGAGTAGTAACCTACATCCACAGGAGATTCACATTTGGGATACTGCTCATAAGGCATTGGCGTTCCATGATTTTTGGTAGCCATCATCACTGGAGGATATGGTCCTTGTAGTCTTTGATCCTGAGGTGGGAAATGAGCTCCAGACGGAAGGCCATTGCTTAAAGGTGCAGTACTTTGGGGTTTTGCAGCAGCAGTACTTGGTATACTAACTAAAGAAGGTACAGACCTGGTTTCCAATTTGTTTTTGGCGGGAAGCTTTTCCTCCAAGTCTTGGTAGACTTGAGTTCTTATACTAGGATCTGATTGCCTCTTTGGAGCAGCTCGCTTAAGATCTGAAGTGCTATCCATCTTAGTGCTACAAGGAACACTGTTGCTTTTCACCAGTCCTCCTTCACTAGCAGCTTTGGCAGCCGTATTCCTAGACATGGCACGAAGTTCATCAGCTACCGACCTCTGAGGCTGATTTCCTCTTTCCGGATGGTAATATTTGCACTTGTGTCCGTAAGTGCATTTCTTCCCTGTATACATTTGTCATTTCACGATGTAaacaagcaaagaagaaagacagacaaCAGAGAGATAATTTAATTCTGCAGCACTGCAAAGGAATGATTAGGAAaaagattgaaaataaaacagcaagtTATTGAACGTGCCAAATGACAGATAATGGACAAAGCATTAAAGATAATTAAATGTTTTGCAGTTAAGTCTGAAATGGCATCATTATCTGAACACcatgaatgcacacacacaatttctgaGCAGCCAGTCAGTTCATCAATTGCTGTTCTATCCagcctaaaaaaacaaaaaacaaaactactcCTTCTTCTTTGGGTAGGGcaacattccattttttaaatgatgaacaTAGGTATACTGCAGAACAGTGTCATGTGACTTCCAACAGCATTCTTGGCTAAACAGGGATTCTACTTTACATCTGTACAACATAGTAACCACTCAACTGTATTGGCTTTGTGGATCACAGATCCCAAAATATACTTTCTGTTTCTGGGATTGTCTTCCAATGGGACATAATCTAGATTAAACCTATTATCTAATGAGATCCTACAATAGCTTTTTACAGAGAGTCAAATCATTTATTGAAAATACACAGCTCAGTCAAATAAAATTACCATAAGGACACGGTTGCTTCTTATGTTCTGGCACAACAGGTTTCTTCCGTAGAAAATTATCCAGACTTGGGCCATGGCGACCGAGAGGATCATCAGGAGGCATAAACCTACagagtataaaataaaataattaagttgAGATATTTCTCATGTTTCATGTGTATTCTGCACAATATCCTAAAAGAAGAAGAGCCCACAGAACCAGATCTATGTTTTACAGCTGAAATAAATGTACAGCGATTTTAGGCAGTAATGTGTGAGATAATTAGATGAGAATAAGAATAATACATCCTTAATTGTACTTAGAAATCAATGAGACATAAATCAATGAGACTGAAGTCCTATTTAAGTTTCCCACATAAGAGTTAAAATAATACAGAATGTTTTGTTGCAGCTCTGTTCATGTGAAAAGCAACAGGTCTGAACAGAATAAACATCCTTAGTTGATGGAAAATATCCACTCAAGGCAGAGCCCTGGAAAATGAAGACTCTCTCATAGACAACTTCCAACAACAGTGGTTCACCTGTTCAGATACATTTCTTTTCATCTGAGAAGAGTTACTGTATGAGAGGCACAGGGCTAGCAAATCCCCATTTCTTGATCTAAAATCTATGTTGATTGCCTGTTGATCAGAGACTGTTGATAAGTTTCTGATTCTAATTTGACTACTACTAAGCACTACTAGAACTAAGTCCACTAAACACTACTACTAAGTACCCTACTACTAAGtgcactatctgcagtgatcagcaGTGAATGATCTATTTACTGCAGATCACTGCACTTAGTGGACGGATTCAGACACCAACTTGCCCAGGAAAGTGTGTGTGAAAGGAACACAGTCTTTCTTTTTATCAATCACTGAAAATAACTGTGAGGCTGGTGCTCCATGCAGGGGCTGAGATTTTTCCACATTTCGAACAGCGGCATAAATCAGCTCTTACACAGGCAAGAGTGCTCTTGCACTCAGATGCTGGATAGAAAGGCAGTGCGTGAACCCTAACAAGGACTGCCAACTGAGTACATGCCAAATTAGACTTGCATCTCATAGGTACCATGTGTCTCTCTACTTAGCTCTGTGTCTCAAAGATACATTTTGAGTTCATAAGTGACTTCCCTATCATGTTTATAAGTTTCTTTTGACCCAACTCAGTCAAATCTGAATTCAGAATCATAAATACTAACTACTGACAAAATATATTATACAGAATTTCCTTGAAAAGAGTATTTTTCAAAGCCAACATCTGCAACTTTACTGTAAAGATCTGAATACTCTAACATGAAATGTTACTGCACTAGTTTCCCTGTCAAATCTTCTTTCCAGTCTGTAGAGCTCTGCACAGAATTTTGAAGCTCGTGAGTCAATATTTATGTGTATGTCAAAAACCTAGCTAGTTAGTATTTATCAGAAATGACTAGATATTCTCTTTAATGGAACAAAGCAAACTGCTCTTGGAGATTACTCAGTCTTTATTTTTATGAGcagtgcacaatttaaaattatggacatataaaaaaatataaagttcaaataaatttaaaatgttaaaatgaagcatgctacttcaatagcattacctTGGCCATTTACTGTATTAGATCTTCTTTAGTACACATGGTGGggaataaattgcatgcacataaatgctgcattgattggatttctccacattcccagaaAATCTGTCTTGTATTCAAGTAgcctcattttacttgattattcttagatcttcctactttgcttcaaagtctattaagagtcttccagatggtccagccagaatcttgtaCTGATGGGAGACACAcacttcagcattcatccatttggcaaggtgtgttgttttagCTCTCCATAGATTTAGTTAGCCTAGTCTCTTCTCATTTAATATGTAGACTGAGATGCGTGAAGAAAACTTTGATTTTAGCCATTAGCTAGGGGGATAGGTTTGGTGCTATGTTATCTTACTTCATTCATATTTTCTAGCACCTCTCAATATAATTCCAGAGGAGCAATGTTGTTTAAATAATAGTCAATGGGGGTGGGTTTCAGGCAttcagtaataatcctgcatgattcattaacagctacatccacttgtttggtatgtgctgatttataccatacagcactagcatattctgctgtggagcaaCATAGGAACAAAACTGTCGTTCTTATTGCTTGTGGGTGTGCtccccagtctgacccagccagttcCCTACGTACATTATTTTTGgaagcaactttctgtttggtatTTATAGACATTTTTAATAGAGTTAGACCCAGAGTGATGCTCAAATATTTTAGAGTAGGACACTGTTCCAAAATCTGGCCTTCCCAGATAACTTGgagtttcctttctgtttctctgttatttaagtggaaggcacagtcctgtgtttttaaagggtttggtttcagctggttgtttttataatataagaaAAGATCTTCTTCCCCATGGAAGACTGTTCTGTTGACTAGATGATTTAATATCATTTGTTTGAATACTTTGTATAAGTGGTAAAGCAGGGAGACTGGCTGGTAGCAGCTGCGGACCGATGGTTCTTTTCCTGGTTTCAGTATAGCAATTACTTTTGTCTTTTTGAGATTTGTTTGCTTGTCCAGCAGTTATTAAAGAGTTGAAGGAACTATTTCCTTGTGTTTTGcccaaaaatgtttaatttatttgatctggGTATTGTGTACCACCACTCTGCTATTCCTAAATCTTCTTATGGCTTCCTCTAGTTCTGCCAATATGAATGCAGTGAAAAGGTCATTGTGTTTACTCTGAATATaactttgatgttttatttgttcttATGTGTTGGTTGCTCTTTCCTGCCAGAGGCAGCTGGTGTGCTACTTGGTTTGGAGTTATATTTGCATACAGTGTGCTTTTGTTTGAATCACTGTTCTTTCTAGAGGTCTCCAAGCTTTTTGGCTGCTTCATGTCAAGTTGTTATAGTGTCTATCCAGCACAGAAACTATAACACTATATAGACATTGTGATTCCACAACAATTGAGATCAAAAATTTCCCAGCTTTTATGGTGTGTTTATTAAAAGGATTATCTTCAAAGTGCAAAATATAATTTAGGTATTGAGCATGTGTTTCTGGAGTGAGTCCTGGGATTTAGTTGGTTTGGCACCCCCTTGGAATGGAGGGACAAGAGCATTCCAAAATGGAAGCTACAAACTGGTCATATTTCTCTGGTTGAGGGGCAATATGAAGCACAGCTATGTCTAGCATTGTTGCAAACTTCTATGAGTTGGCTTTTTGAAATTATACCTCCTACAGAATCATATAGAAATTGAGGTTGAATGGTTGAGCAGATCTGATATAGAATGGTTTTGTGCTGAGCGCTTGGGATCTTAATGCACTGCTAAACTATAAACTCACTATGGTAACAAAAATTAAATCTGGATTGTAGCCTCTCTGCCACCTGCCAGTGTTAAATGAACTGGGCAGTTTAAGATCATGTACAAGGCACACTGAAATAGATTTTACACATTTTCTAATGGTTTTGGCATTTTTGTCATTATGTTCATAGCCCCCAATACTGCTATAGCTGTTGAAATCGCTTAAGTGTTTGGTTTTCCATATTAGACAGCTTCTTAAAGCAGAATGGTGTATTAGGTAGTTTACAATTGATGTTAGTATACAAATAGCCAGTTCAACCATCAAGATTTGGTGGATTTGTCTTAGAGTCTTGGATATAAAAATCTATCACCAGTTAAATAAGTCTTTGAAGAATCTGAAGTTATGATTTATTATAGTTGCTTTCAGAAACAACTGTGGCATAGTTACATTGCTCTAAACTGCTTGCCAGGAAGAAGTGTCCGTTATATCTCATTGGGCATGAGATTGTTTCTACACTATAGTAGCACAGGGTCAATCCATTTGCCTAAGAAGAAGTTCAGAAGAATTACAACTAGAGCTTCAAACCTGCATGGATCTTCTAGttccattaaataaattaaatttatattACAAAAATGGCATTTAAGGACTATTCATTCCAATAGGTCCTTGTTCTCATCCTAAAATTGCCCAGGACAAATACTATAAAAACTTGACCTTCACAGAAACAATCACAAGTGAAGAAATactatgtgtgcatgtgtgagagcgTGACTGTTTCTACAATCTATAATATGTACCCAGGTCCTTTCAAGTCACCTTTTAGTAAGCAGGCAAACAGAATTACAGGTACTTACTTGTCATTGACAAATGAATACATCAGCAGTCGTTCATCAATGAACTTCTTCCATTCTGGCTTTTCATTAGCTAGGTCCCTGTAGTTATCATTAGACACAATTATACCATCAGACTCAAAAGCCAACTTCACTATGAACCTGTCGTCATAGCATACCACCCTTCTCCCCTGAACACGACGGGATGGGGTGAACACcagaattttctctttttctaatttGCGCAAGATTTCTTGATCTagaaatattgaaagaaagaagTGAAACACTGAAAAGAAGTCAAGATTGTGTTCAGTTCACTCTGTTACAAGAGAGCAGATAACATATATACAAAGTCAGATTGAGattgcattctcaaaggctttcacggccgggatccaatggctattgtaggtttttcgggctgtttggctgtgttcttaaggtttttcctTCTAACAttttgccacagagactggcgaaacgttgggaagaaaaaccttaagaacacagccaaatggcccaaaaacctacaacaaccatcagattaaGATTATTTCAATCCAAAACACCATTTACGAAAGATTCTACTCAAACCAAAGACCTAACATCCAGCAATACAGTACATTACAGTACATAAACAACACAATAAGCTGCCTTTTACTCCACACTCTATTATCATCCTTACACATACAGTATGACCACAGTTAATTCTAGTAATTAATACAGTGTTCTTGGTTTCACAGATTACCCATTTGAATGATAAACAAACTAGGGGGGCAGTGTTTATTTTTCTACTGAACAGAATATATTCTCCTGGATCAATTGTATAATTGTCATTAAGCATGCATACATATCACCTCCAATTTCTATTAAAACTAGAGTTTTAATGTCCCCCAAAGCTTCTTAACAATGAAGGAAATTCTATGGGAGCTTGTGGAAGCCCTCGGACCTTTTGAAGACAAACCGTTTGATTtctaaatgtttcatttctgaaaaatgatATGTTGTAACTAACAGGAATACAAACACAAGATATAACTGAAAGAATGGGCATGTTATTTCCCAACTGTTTCAACCAACTCAAAATAAGATCACCAGAGTCTGAAAATTACAGAAATTGTGACCTTAGGCAAGGTTCTAAAGGTCTGGGGAAATCTTAATATCCAAAGGACTTCCGTAATTACAAAAGCTTCTAAGAAGTCTTACAGTCCTGCGTCAGCTCATTCggatactgtatactgtattcaTTTTCTTATCTGAAGATGTAACAATTTTTCTTATGTAGGTAttgcatgcatatatatatatatttgcaggaGGAAAATACTACTAGGTTGGCTTGCAAGAAATAGCAAGATAACTAAGAGAGGGCAAAACTCCAGGAGTTGTTCAACTGAAATTCCCAGCATCCTCATCATTGATTATGCCAGTTAGGGTTGACAAGAGCTGACGTTTAACATGTTCTGGAGAATCACATTTTTACTGCTCTCCACTTTTTAATCCTGCAAGATACTGGTCTGATGAATGACAGGATCAACAGCAAAGTATCAATTTGACTTTCAACATTTGCCAAATTATTGAAAATTGCTATGACCAGTAAAACCATCTTGGTAGCAGTGATTTTTGGTTatttagagcagtgatccccaaccttgggcctccagatgttcttggactacacctcccagaagccttcatcaccagctctgctggccaggattcctgggagttgaagtccaagaacatctggaagcccaaggttgaggaccactgatttagagttcCTCCTCCCATCCACAGCTCCCAAACACTGAGAGGGATTACACTGGAGTTGTGGggcagaaaaaagaaatgtgtaaTTGCTGGAAATAGCCCCTTGCTGATGATACCAGCCGCTTTTGGTGGCTTTAGCTGcgtgaacaggatttcaaccaattaCAGCTAAAAGTGTAACATAAAGTATCTGaagtaaaatacattaaaatgtgtatttacaCAAAACTGCCTTACTTTGAGTCACAATGTTGTCTGCCTCGCACAACATTCTCTATGCTCTATATTGATCATCTTCTAGCCTACCTAGAAATGCCAGAGTTTGAACTTGGCACTTGCTGTTACAGCAGATGCTGAAACAACAGATGTAACCCTTATTTTATATCAATGAATGAATGCGGAATGAGAACagatttacaaaaataaaacatgcaaaaGTGACTAGGGCTGACAGATTTATTCATCAACGCAAATGCTATTAACAGATTCCTGAAAACTGAAAAAGGGCCCATACTTTCTAACTATATTCCTAATCTTTTGAGAAAATGCTCATATTTATTACAAAGAACTGCTGCTTTCCATT from the Pogona vitticeps strain Pit_001003342236 chromosome 3, PviZW2.1, whole genome shotgun sequence genome contains:
- the ZC3H12C gene encoding putative ribonuclease ZC3H12C, giving the protein MGLKDHLGHDLGHLYEDNTDTQISAVAPWPMVEKLTMDKINSRKEDANKEPSEEIGNSSCDSEESTNSDNESEQPATVQTESIFIPKTHRQLCRSPCLEPHILKRNEILQDFKLEEAQIESKEVKPPDVVKEYQTKLEFALKLGYSEEQVQLVLNKLGTDALINDILGELVKLGNKTEADQSVNNINATTTIMREASSVESQRSDSPVQEDVPVDADNLRPIVIDGSNVAMSHGNKEVFSCRGIKLAVDWFLERGHNDVTVFVPAWRKEQSRPDALITDQEILRKLEKEKILVFTPSRRVQGRRVVCYDDRFIVKLAFESDGIIVSNDNYRDLANEKPEWKKFIDERLLMYSFVNDKFMPPDDPLGRHGPSLDNFLRKKPVVPEHKKQPCPYGKKCTYGHKCKYYHPERGNQPQRSVADELRAMSRNTAAKAASEGGLVKSNSVPCSTKMDSTSDLKRAAPKRQSDPSIRTQVYQDLEEKLPAKNKLETRSVPSLVSIPSTAAAKPQSTAPLSNGLPSGAHFPPQDQRLQGPYPPVMMATKNHGTPMPYEQYPKCESPVDVGYYSMLNAYSNLSLSGPRSPDRRFSLDTDYRISSVASDCSSEGSMSCGSSDSYMGYNDRSYVNSPDLQLEENLKCQHMHPHSHLNSQPFLQGYHDTLTRVQSYSHEEPKHHHKPPLPYMAVHLQHPSIGARSSCPGDYPASQSSQYAKSVHPGRTLVSTRVDSISDSRLYDNSPLRQRKPYSGQDGLSSWDRPGYGMDAYGYRQTYSLPNNPTQPCYEQFAFQSLPEQQDQPWRIPYCGMPQEPPRYQDSREKVYVNLCNIFPPDLVRIVMKRNPHMIDAQQLAAAILVEKSQLGF